The Desulfovibrio sp. genome has a window encoding:
- a CDS encoding insulinase family protein, with protein sequence MTRKLFGYILLAAALVAGYLYHVRVQQGPPRTETAANAPAGVQQSQAKQDGIPVKDGRLLAKLPNGLTVLVLEDKRFPLVAERLYVRAGSAYEAKGQEGISHLLEHMVFNSTAKRPKGGVASAIESAGGDTNAATSFDYTQYMADLPSASWKLGLDVLQDMIFGAKFDPAELEQEKKVVISELERGQDEPGQRLFQMSQGQVWHSIPYKHPIIGFRETVNAVTPEDMRAYIKRLYQPQSMLLVVVGDVNAQDVYKEAVAVFGGLSNDRPVIPPDIQDLPANTAGPSAKAAGGNWNKCYLRLDFAVPGMHSAKDVPLEVLSDLLGGGKTSTLYRKFVYEEQLADSLDVSAITLERGGMFSIEATLDQDKVQAFWGALVKELAGLTAKTFGPEELERSKLNIEDQLFRAKETLRGLATKLAYYQFFGFGLEGEANALYNVRHTDAAELQGLLDAYLKPGNASLSLLMPGVDQAGADAAAETMLAELKGGWPQPAVAQAAKQAGGASQTPEVVDLGGGRTVVLLADPTMPYASVNLTYRGGDGLLTPEQQGLGELTAKALTRSTQKRSAPALNAYLEDRASSIAASSSRDTFSISARYPERFSKDILNLLAEVVGEPAFAQAEVDRAKKMQLAQIAEASDRPTSLAFRHLFPFLYPGSTYGYFRAGLPEEVAAFTPGNARAFWEKQRAMPWVLAVCGVFDRKAVLDLASKLAAGPAAIAPGFPAPAWSAKHDMSLTLAERNQTHLFWIFPLPGKLSSDTPALEVLKTALAGQGGLLFQDLRDKQGLGYSVTAFLWQSPNTGFLAFYIGTTPDKEAQAMDGFKRVAAELASKGLEDALINRAKSSLEGDYYQERQSLGSRSQEASQNLAMGYPLDFEREILSRVRILTGAQITEVAGKYLDPSKAYLLKIAP encoded by the coding sequence ACGTTTCCCATTGGTGGCCGAACGCCTCTACGTCAGGGCGGGGTCCGCGTACGAAGCCAAGGGGCAGGAGGGCATAAGCCACCTTCTGGAGCACATGGTGTTCAACAGCACGGCCAAGCGCCCCAAGGGCGGAGTGGCCAGCGCCATCGAAAGCGCCGGCGGCGACACCAACGCCGCCACCAGTTTCGACTACACGCAGTATATGGCCGATCTGCCCAGCGCCAGCTGGAAGCTCGGCCTGGACGTGCTCCAGGATATGATCTTCGGGGCGAAGTTCGACCCGGCCGAACTCGAGCAGGAGAAGAAAGTCGTCATCTCCGAACTGGAGCGGGGCCAGGACGAGCCGGGGCAACGCCTGTTCCAGATGAGCCAGGGGCAGGTGTGGCATTCTATACCTTACAAACACCCGATCATCGGTTTCCGGGAAACCGTGAACGCTGTCACACCTGAAGACATGCGGGCGTACATCAAGCGCCTCTATCAGCCCCAGTCCATGCTTCTGGTGGTTGTGGGCGACGTGAACGCGCAGGACGTCTACAAGGAAGCGGTGGCCGTTTTCGGGGGGCTGAGTAACGACCGCCCGGTGATTCCCCCGGACATCCAGGACCTGCCGGCGAACACGGCCGGTCCTTCGGCCAAGGCGGCAGGAGGCAACTGGAACAAGTGCTACCTGCGTTTGGACTTCGCTGTCCCGGGCATGCACTCGGCCAAGGACGTCCCCCTGGAAGTCCTCTCCGACCTCTTGGGCGGCGGCAAAACGTCCACGCTCTATCGCAAGTTCGTGTACGAAGAGCAGCTGGCCGACAGCCTGGACGTCTCCGCCATCACGCTTGAACGCGGCGGCATGTTCAGCATCGAGGCCACGCTCGACCAGGACAAGGTCCAGGCCTTCTGGGGGGCGCTGGTCAAGGAACTGGCCGGGCTTACTGCCAAGACCTTCGGCCCCGAGGAGTTGGAGCGGTCCAAGTTGAACATCGAGGACCAGCTTTTCCGGGCCAAGGAAACGCTGCGTGGCCTGGCCACCAAACTGGCCTACTATCAGTTCTTCGGCTTCGGCCTGGAAGGCGAAGCCAATGCTCTCTACAACGTTCGCCACACGGACGCCGCGGAGCTCCAGGGGCTTCTGGATGCGTATCTGAAGCCCGGCAACGCGAGCCTGTCCCTGCTCATGCCGGGAGTCGACCAGGCCGGCGCGGACGCCGCCGCGGAAACGATGCTGGCCGAACTCAAGGGCGGCTGGCCACAGCCGGCCGTGGCCCAGGCCGCCAAGCAAGCCGGGGGAGCGTCCCAGACCCCCGAAGTGGTGGACCTGGGAGGCGGGCGCACCGTGGTGCTCCTGGCGGACCCGACCATGCCGTACGCTTCGGTGAACCTTACCTACAGGGGGGGCGATGGGCTCCTCACTCCCGAACAGCAAGGGCTGGGCGAACTGACGGCCAAGGCCCTCACCCGGTCCACACAAAAGCGGAGCGCACCGGCACTGAACGCCTATCTGGAGGACCGGGCTTCCTCTATAGCGGCATCTTCCAGCCGGGACACGTTCTCCATAAGCGCCAGGTACCCTGAGCGCTTCTCCAAGGACATCCTGAATCTTCTGGCGGAAGTTGTCGGCGAACCCGCCTTTGCCCAGGCCGAGGTGGACCGCGCCAAGAAGATGCAGCTGGCCCAGATAGCCGAAGCCAGCGACCGCCCCACCAGTCTGGCTTTCAGGCATCTGTTTCCCTTCCTGTATCCCGGGAGCACCTACGGGTATTTCCGGGCCGGGCTGCCCGAGGAAGTGGCCGCCTTCACGCCGGGCAACGCGCGCGCCTTCTGGGAAAAGCAGCGAGCCATGCCCTGGGTACTGGCCGTGTGCGGCGTGTTCGATCGCAAGGCCGTGCTCGATCTGGCCTCCAAGCTTGCCGCCGGGCCGGCCGCCATCGCTCCGGGGTTTCCCGCTCCGGCCTGGTCTGCAAAGCACGACATGAGCCTGACCCTTGCCGAACGGAACCAGACCCATCTGTTCTGGATTTTCCCCTTGCCGGGCAAGCTCAGTTCCGACACCCCGGCGCTGGAGGTCTTGAAAACAGCGCTGGCCGGCCAGGGCGGCCTTCTGTTCCAGGACCTTCGCGACAAGCAGGGCCTGGGCTATTCCGTCACCGCGTTTCTCTGGCAGTCCCCGAACACCGGGTTTCTGGCCTTCTACATAGGCACCACCCCGGACAAGGAGGCCCAGGCAATGGACGGATTCAAGCGGGTGGCCGCCGAACTGGCCTCGAAGGGTCTGGAAGACGCCTTGATCAACAGAGCCAAGAGCTCCCTGGAAGGCGACTACTACCAGGAGCGCCAGAGCCTTGGCAGCAGAAGCCAGGAAGCGTCCCAGAACCTGGCCATGGGCTATCCTCTGGACTTCGAGCGAGAGATATTGTCGCGCGTCCGTATCCTTACGGGAGCGCAGATCACCGAAGTGGCCGGGAAATACCTGGATCCGTCCAAGGCGTATCTCTTGAAGATCGCGCCGTAA
- a CDS encoding DUF523 and DUF1722 domain-containing protein, with protein MDSPLRIGVSACLLGQPVRFDGGHKHDRWITGELGKHVEFVPVCPEVEAGFGVPREAMRLVGDPDAPRLVTVRSGRDMTAPMESWAARRAEELARENLCGFIFKSKSPSSGMTRVKVYSEKGGMPAHKGVGLFAKAFMRRFPSLPVEEDGRLCDAKLRENFIERIFVLRSWRKVLENCRENASAPQAKDDTPACSNGSRPAKAVMEFHARHKLLIMAHSPGHTKLLGQLVAHSKSAPVGELTARYESLLLEALAKPATVARNVNVLQHMAGYFRKLVSQDERHELAEVIEAYRTGLTPLIVPITLIGHHVRKHAVDYLAGQAYLKPHPLELKLRNYF; from the coding sequence ATGGACAGCCCCTTACGCATTGGCGTGAGCGCCTGCCTGCTCGGCCAGCCCGTCCGGTTCGACGGAGGCCACAAGCACGACCGATGGATCACCGGCGAACTCGGCAAGCATGTGGAGTTCGTGCCGGTGTGCCCGGAAGTGGAAGCCGGGTTCGGGGTTCCGCGCGAGGCCATGCGTCTTGTCGGAGATCCGGACGCACCCAGGCTTGTCACCGTCCGTTCCGGGCGGGACATGACCGCCCCGATGGAGAGCTGGGCCGCCAGGCGGGCCGAGGAACTGGCCAGGGAAAACCTGTGCGGGTTCATCTTCAAGAGCAAGTCGCCCTCGTCGGGCATGACCCGGGTGAAGGTCTACTCCGAAAAAGGGGGCATGCCCGCGCACAAGGGCGTCGGGCTTTTCGCCAAGGCCTTCATGCGCCGCTTCCCGTCGCTGCCTGTCGAGGAAGACGGCAGGCTGTGCGACGCCAAGCTGCGCGAGAATTTCATCGAACGCATCTTCGTTCTGCGATCCTGGAGAAAGGTGCTGGAGAACTGCCGGGAGAACGCCTCCGCCCCACAAGCCAAGGACGACACTCCGGCCTGTTCCAACGGATCGCGCCCGGCAAAAGCCGTCATGGAGTTCCACGCCCGCCACAAGCTGCTCATCATGGCGCACAGTCCGGGCCACACGAAGCTTCTGGGGCAGCTGGTCGCCCATTCCAAGTCCGCCCCTGTGGGCGAGCTTACGGCCAGGTATGAATCCCTGCTCCTTGAGGCTTTGGCGAAACCGGCCACCGTGGCCCGCAACGTGAACGTGTTGCAGCACATGGCCGGCTACTTCCGCAAACTTGTCAGCCAGGACGAACGCCATGAGCTGGCGGAAGTCATCGAGGCTTACCGGACGGGCCTCACGCCGCTCATCGTGCCCATCACGCTCATAGGCCACCATGTCAGAAAACACGCTGTGGACTATCTGGCCGGCCAGGCCTACTTGAAGCCCCATCCCCTGGAATTAAAGCTCAGGAACTACTTCTGA